A single genomic interval of Antechinus flavipes isolate AdamAnt ecotype Samford, QLD, Australia chromosome 1, AdamAnt_v2, whole genome shotgun sequence harbors:
- the LOC127543518 gene encoding proteoglycan 4-like, which produces MDPFHPVSPPRHSKATPACPGQAAAAPQKRTVQFSSMLDTEYSTSSETGLEPSSESPQEDSSAADQDVGSFWAIKVVRTSWKRTSKVAPALLTECQPSPEVLSYPALDWAQGEGPPEASTAYVINGVGAPRAKIHKASLDLPTECQTSPRVLSKPSCSWAQAESPRSEGASLARALDRFNASQRMITKASLDLPTACKASRRVLSKSPLHWTEGTSPRPQQASPVCSMKAPRKGTKQIYPALATELQMSPRVLAELSFDWTKGKDPSAEEAQPAYTTEVMIALQEESPEPKTPPRAPPPQEASPTCGMQELRAPAETTNLCPALPTQSHTTPRVLSEPPFTQGEGGPPEEAAPACNRLGKRSDKFLPPLTFNSTPSPTTDPEHSSQRSNENGGRHQGLFWRFLRRFSCFPNFPHN; this is translated from the coding sequence ATGGACCCATTCCATCCTGTTTCCCCTCCGAGGCATTCGAAAGCCACCCCGGCCTGTCCTGGCCAAGCGGCTGCTGCTCCTCAGAAAAGGACAGTCCAATTCTCTTCGATGCTGGACACAGAATATTCGACGTCTTCTGAGACTGGGCTCGAACCCTCCTCGGAATCACCTCAGGAAGACTCTTCTGCTGCAGACCAAGATGTCGGCTCATTCTGGGCCATCAAAGTAGTCAGAACTTCTTGGAAAAGAACATCCAAAGTGGCCCCAGCTCTTCTGACTGAATGTCAGCCATCACCCGAAGTTCTCTCCTACCCTGCCTTAGACTGGGCACAAGGAGAAGGTCCTCCAGAAGCCAGTACGGCCTATGTCATCAATGGGGTCGGTGCTCCCCGAGCGAAGATTCACAAAGCATCCCTGGATCTTCCTACGGAGTGCCAAACATCCCCCCGAGTTCTTTCCAAACCCTCCTGCAGTTGGGCCCAAGCAGAAAGTCCTCGATCCGAAGGGGCCAGCCTAGCCCGTGCCCTCGACAGGTTCAATGCTTCTCAGAGGATGATAACCAAAGCATCCTTGGATCTTCCGACTGCTTGCAAGGCATCCCGCAGAGTTCTCTCCAAATCCCCTCTCCACTGGACAGAGGGAACAAGTCCTCGCCCTCAACAAGCCAGCCCAGTCTGCTCCATGAAAGCTCCTCGCAAGGGGACCAAGCAAATATACCCGGCACTTGCCACTGAGTTGCAGATGTCCCCCAGAGTTCTCGCTGAACTTTCCTTCGATTGGACAAAGGGAAAAGATCCTTCAGCCGAAGAAGCCCAGCCTGCCTACACCACAGAAGTCATGATTGCTCTTCAAGAGGAGTCCCCTGAGCCGAAGACACCCCCCAGAGCTCCTCCACCGCAAGAAGCTAGCCCCACCTGTGGCATGCAAGAACTGAGAGCCCCTGCGGAGACCACCAATTTATGCCCGGCTCTTCCCACCCAGTCCCACACCACCCCCCGAGTCCTCTCTGAACCCCCCTTCACCCAAGGAGAAGGTGGTCCACCCGAAGAAGCTGCCCCAGCATGCAACCGTCTCGGGAAGAGGTCTGACAAGTTCCTGCCACCCTTGACCTTCAACTCAACCCCTTCTCCAACAACAGACCCCGAGCATTCCTCCCAAAGGTCCAACGAAAATGGTGGGAGACACCAAGGCCTATTTTGGCGCTTTTTAAGAAG